A window of Nerophis ophidion isolate RoL-2023_Sa linkage group LG17, RoL_Noph_v1.0, whole genome shotgun sequence contains these coding sequences:
- the LOC133535989 gene encoding gastrula zinc finger protein XlCGF49.1-like, which produces METRRLSVAFPPRNSTKEAFPADVLKVMVVKEEQQEDPQPARGKNEDNQPTWTRFSSTGVHVKGEDGDYFPETQDKRQAATESDGDRSGGSETDPLSHVGASASCDTDDSDGTNEPPTSSRPAKKFDCSECDKSFEHKRNLKRHMRRHTGEKPFSCSVCGKTFRQRSNLVVHARTHTGVKPFACQLCHTSFSQRISLVLHGRTHTGEKPFPCSLCGERFSRKATVMSHMRTHTGEKPFGCDTCDRRFAFKCQVTKHKCGGK; this is translated from the exons ATGGAAACACGCCGGCTGTCGGTCGCCTTTCCTCCACGGAACTCAACCAAAGAAG CTTTTCCAGCGGATGTCTTGAAAGTGATGGTGGTCAAAGAGGAGCAGCAGGAGGATCCCCAGCCGGCCCGTGGCAAAAACGAGGACAACCAACCGACCTGGACTCGGTTCTCGTCGACTGGGGTCCACGTGAAAGGCGAAGACGGCGACTACTTTCCCGAGACACAAGACAAGCGACAAGCGGCCACGGAATCAGACGGAGACCGTAGCGGAGGATCAGAAACGGATCCTCTATCCCACGTCGGCGCGTCGGCTTCCTGCGACACGGACGACAGCGACGGGACTAACGAACCCCCGACCAGTTCTCGGCCTGCTAAGAAATTTGACTGCTCCGAATGCGACAAAAGCTTCGAGCACAAGCGCAACCTGAAGCGACACATGAGGCGCCACACGGGGGAGAAACCCTTCAGCTGCTCGGTGTGCGGCAAAACCTTCCGCCAGCGCTCCAACCTGGTGGTGCACGCCCGCACCCACACGGGCGTCAAGCCCTTCGCCTGCCAGCTGTGCCACACCAGCTTCAGCCAGCGCATCTCGCTGGTGCTGCACGGCAGGACGCACACGGGGGAGAAACCCTTCCCCTGCTCGCTGTGCGGCGAGCGCTTCTCCCGCAAGGCCACCGTGATGTCGCACATGCGCACGCACACGGGCGAGAAGCCCTTCGGGTGCGACACGTGCGACCGACGCTTCGCGTTCAAGTGTCAGGTGACCAAGCACAAGTGTGGCGGGAAGTGA